The Candidatus Nanopelagicales bacterium genome contains the following window.
GTGACGACGGAGTCCAGGTCATCCAGCTCCAGTCGGCCTTCGTCGGTTAGCCCGATCCAGCGCAAGAGCGCGCCGGTCTTGGCGCACAGCTCCTGCCAGGGCACCAGGTTCGCGTGGTGCTCCATCTCCGTGACGACGATCTCGTCGCCCTCAGCCAGAACGAACATCTCAGCGCCAGTGGGCAGAGGCGCTTCGCGCGCAGCCAGCAGAGTCGCGTTGAGGAATGAGTAGGCCACGAGGTTCAGTGCCTCCGTGGCGTTCTTGGTGAAGGCGATGTCATCAGGTTGTGCACGCACGAACCCGGCGATCACGCTGCGCGCGCGTTCGTACTCGGCTGTCGCTTCCTCGGCGAGTTGATGAGCGCCGCGATGGACGGCGGCGTTGCTGGTCTCTATGAACCGCCGTTCGGCGTCCAGGACCTGTCGGGGCTTCTGAGCCGTGGCGCCCGAATCCAAGTAGACAAGCCGGTTGCCCGTACGCATCTTGCGGTCAAGGATCGGGAAATCCGATCTGATCTCGTCGACGTCCCACCAGCGCATCAGGTGCCTGCCGTGCTGAGGTCTTCGTATCCTTGCGCTTCGATCACAGCGGCCAGCTCGGGGCCGCCTTCCAGAGTGATCCGTCCGTCCCGCATCACATGGACGAAGTCGGGTCGCACGTACTGAAGGATCCGCGTGAAGTGCGTGATGAGCACGAATCCGGTCTTGCCCGCCTCGCGCACGCGATTGATCCCTGCCGAAACGGTCCTGAGGGCGTCCACGTCGAGCCCGGAGTCGGTCTCATCCAGAATCGCGATGGTAGGCCGCAGCAGTTCCATCTGCAGGATCTCAGCGCGCTTGCGCTCTCCTCCAGAGAACCCCTCGTTGACGTTCCGCTCGGCGAACGACGGGTCCATCGACAGATCCGCCATCGCGGCCCGCATCTCCTTGAGCCACAGCCGAAGCTTCGGGGGCTCACCTCGGATCGCGGTCGCGGATGTGCGCAGGAAATTGGACATCGAAACGCCCGGCACTTCCACCGGGTACTGCATCGCCAGGAACAAGCCGGCCCGGGCGCGTTCGTCGACTGTGAGGCCCAGGACGTTCTGGCCGTCGAGCACGAGCTCGCCTGAGGTCACCCGGTACTTCGGATGACCGGCCACGGCGTAGGCGAGTGTCGACTTCCCGGAGCCGTTCGGCCCCATGATCGCGTGCGTCTCCCCTGAACGGACAGTTAGATTCACGCCCTTCAGGATCTGACGGGATTCCTGGTCCGCGTCCACTTCGACGTGAAGATCCCGGATCTCCAATGTGGTCATAGGTCCTCCAGGTAGTGCCGGTTGCCGGGACGGGGTGCGATACGCGGGCTCATGGCGACTCCCCCATCCCGTCCAGGACTGATAGTCGTTTGTCGATGGCATCCGAGAGCGCGCTGACGACCGGGCCAACTCCGATCCGGCGGATGATTCCCCCCAGGAATCCACGCACCACCAACCGCCGCGCCTCAGCAGGCGGAATCCCCCTCGACCTCAGGTAGAACAGCTGCTCGTCATCGAATCTTCCTGTCGCCGATGCGTGACCGGCGCCAAGGATCTGCCCGGTTTCAATCTCGAGGTTCGGGACCGAGTCGGCTCGCGCGCCGCGGGTGAGAATCAGGTTCCGGTTGAGTTCGTATGCGCGCGTACCCCTCGCGCCAGGTCGAATCAAAACGTCGCCCACCCAAACCGAATGGGCCTTGTCACCGGCGAGGGCGCCCTTGTAGGCGACGTCGCTGCGGCAGTCCGGCTCGCCGTGATCGATGAACAAGCGATGTTCCTGGTGCTGCCCGGCCGATGTGAAGAATGCACCGAGCAACTCCGCGTCACCGCCGGGGCCGTCGAATGACACCTCGGTGGAGTGCCGGACGAGATCCCCGCCGATCGTGACGGCAACCCCCCGAAGCTGTGTATCGCGCCCCAGGATCGCGCGCACGCGTCCGGCGAAAACTCCCTTGGGAGCCATGTCCTGCACGGTCGTAACGGTGGCTTGGGCTCCCTCGGCGAGCCGAACGGTGATGTCACCGGCATACGCGCCCGATCCCGTGTGGCGCACGACGACGCGCACCCGAGCCCCGGCTCCGACGGCTACGAGGACTTGGCCGAACGAAGTGCCACCCGACCCGCCGACAGCATCTAGAACCACCGACTCGTCAAGCCTGGCCCCGTCGGGGATCCGCACGACCGCAGCCGTCTCGAACAACCGCGCGATGTTCGCCGAAATCCGGTCCGTTGGCGCTGCCATCTCGCGCAACCGCTCATCGCCACGCTCAAGGACGCTGAACTCAGCCGCGCCCGGAGCCTGAGCCGCGTAGCTGACGCCGACGTTTTCGGTCGGCTCGGCGTGCAGACCCCTCATCCTGCGCAGAGGACTGAACCGCCAAGCTTCCTCGTGACCAGTGGGCTCATCGAATGGGCCCGGATCAGCGGTCGCTAGCGCTGGAAGGGTGGCGGCCATCATCCAACCGTCCCTTCCATCTGCAGCTCGATGAGCCGGTTGAGCTCCAGCGCGTACTCCATCGGCAACTCGCGGGCGATGGGTTCGATGAAGCCACGCACGATCATCGCCATAGCTTCGTCCTCGCGGATGCCGCGGGAGCGCAGGTAGAAGAGTTGGTCTTCGCTCACTTTGCTGACCGTGGCTTCGTGCCCCATGGACACGTCGTCGGTGCGGACCACGTTGTAGGGGTAGGTATCAGACCGGCTGACATCGTCGACTAGCAGCGCGTCGCAGCGGACCGTGCTCGCTGAGCCGTGGGCGTTCGGCTGCATCTGAACCAGTCCGCGGTAGGAAGAGCGGCCGCCACCGCGAGCAACCGACTTGGACACGACAGAGGACGACGTGTTCGGCGCCGCGTGGATCATCTTTGATCCCGCGTCCTGGTGTTGGCCCGGCCCGGCGAAGGCGATGGACAACGTCTCGCCTCTGGCGTGCTCCCCGGTGAGCCACACGGCTGGGTACTTCATGGTCACTTTCGACCCGAGGTTGCCGTCGACCCACTCCATCGTGGCGCCCCGCTGAGCGATCGCGCGCTTGGTCACGAGGTTGTAGACGTTCGTCGACCAGTTCTGGATCGTCGTGTAGCGGCAGCGCGCGCCGTCCTTGACAATGATCTCCACGACGGCGGAGTGCAGAGAATCTGTGCTGTAGATCGGCGCCGTACAACCTTCCACGTAGTGCACGAACGCGCCTTCATCGACGATGATCAGAGTCCGCTCGAACTGCCCCATGTTCTCGGTGTTGATGCGGAAGTACGCCTGCAGAGGGATCTCCACGCGAACGCCCTTGGGGACGTAGACGAATGAACCGCCTGACCACACTGCCGTGTTCAGCGCGGCGAACTTGTTGTCCCCGGCCGGAATCACGGACGTGAAGTACTGCTTGAACACGTCCTCGTGTTCCCGCAACCCGGTGTCGGTGTCGAGGAAGATCACTCCCTGTTCCTGGAGGTCTTCGCGGATCTTGTGATAGACGACTTCGGAGTTGTGGACGACCAGGCCTTCGGCCACGAAGTTGTGCGGACCGTCAACCTCGATGTCGAAAACCGGCTCGACTCCGAACGGCTCGATGGCGGTGACCCTGGTGAACCCAAGGTCCTCGCTTCCCTGATCTGGAGTCGCGACCAGATCCCCGACCTTGAGTGACTCAACCGTTCGCCACTTGAGCCGCTGATCCGCTGACTCGCCGGGACCATCGATCTCGCGCACCAGCATCGGATGGTTCGCCGTGGCCCGGATCGCCCGGACCCCGGCGGTCACTTTGAAAGTCTGCCGATCGCCGGTCCACTGCGAAGCCCGGACGGGAGCGACGATGAACCGGCCGCTCCGCTCGTCGAATGTGTAAACCCCGTCTCCAAGACCGACATCCTGGATGGGGACCAGGCCGCGGCTGGCGGTCCAGACTCGGGACTCGCCAGCCAGACATTCGTACTGAGCGGCAACTCCAGCCACGAGTCGCTGTTTCTCCGCCTCAGGGATCCCGAGTCGGTCGTAGGTGTTCTTGATGTCTGCGGGGAGGTCTTCCCAAGTGGCGGCCTGCTTCTCGGTGGACCGCACGAAGTACTTGATCGAATCGAAGTTGATGCCTGACAGGTCCGCGCCCCACGTGGGCAGAGGCTTCTTCTCGAACAGCCGCAGTCCCTTCAGGCGGAGCTGCAGCATCCAATCCGGTTCGTTCTTCTTCGCGCTGATGTCCCGGACCACGTCTTCGTCCAGGCCGCGCCGGGCGCCCGACCCGGCCTCGTCGGAGTCGCTCCAGCCGTACTCGTAGGCAGCGGGGCCCGCGAGGTCGTCGGGGGAAGTTGTCATGTCGGCACGTTCTCTCGTCGGGCCTGGGCCGGAACATCTCTGGCCGGGACCTCACTTACCAGCGTCGTGCACACACCATCCCCGCGGGCGATCGTCGCCAAGCGCGTCACGTGAGCCCCGAGCAGTCGGCTGAGCGCTTCGGTCTCCTCCCGGCACAGCTCCGGGAACTCCTCGGACACGTGAAGGATCGGGCAATTGTGCTGGCAGATCTGGATTCCCGGACCCGTGCCGGGGGCCAGAGACGCGGCGAAACCATCCCTGGTCATCGCGGCAGCGAGTATTTCGACGCGCTCGTTCGTCGATGCCCCGGCAGCTACTTCCGCTGAGTACCTGTCCTGGAGGGCCTTGGCACGGGCCTTGGCGAACTGGGAGATCCCTGATTCGCCTTGACCCTCAGCCAGGAACCTCAGCAGATCCAGAGCCAGATCCTGGTAGCCCTGATCGAAGGCATCCCGACCGTATTCGGTGATCGAGTAGATGCGTGGAGGTCGGCCACGGCCGCGATCCGGAGTCCGGCCGAAAGCTGGACGCGATCCGGCGACGACCAGTCCGTCCTCGCATAGGGAGTCGAGGTGCTTGCGGACTCCCGTCGGCGTCATTCGCAGGCGGCCCGACAGATCGAAGGCGGTCCCAGGTCCCGTGACGAGAAGTGAACGCGCGACGCGCTGTCTCGCCTCGGACTGGATTTTCACAACCCCATTGTTGCCTTATTCCGCGCGTTCGCCAATCCCCGGCGAGTGTGACGTAGATGACCGCTATCGGATCTGGCCGCCAGGGCGTCGCGCCTGGAGGATACTTACGAATGCGGGCTTCTCCGCGCAACGCGATCACGAGCATCGGAGGACAGACCAAGTGCCCCTCGATTCACTTCCCAATGCTCGAGATCTCGGGGGTCGTCCCGGGGCCGAGGGTAGGACTATCCGCGAGGGGCTCGTCTACCGTTCGGCCGCGTTGTCCGAGGGGCGCTATCTGGAGCCACTGACCCACCTGGGGATTCGCCGGGTCTTCGACCTGCGGACCGCGGGCGAGCGGAACTCACGGCCCGACGTCCTGCCCGAAGCGGCACGCTTGATCGTAGCTGATGTTCTCAGCGATGACCCGGCGTCCGGTCCGGCGTCACTGGGCAAGATCGCCCAACATGCGATGACGGGCGACGATGGCACCGACGTCGACACCGAAGCGCTTCGCGAGACCTTCAGGACCGGATACAGGTCGTTTGTTTCGATGGGCAGCGCCCGCCGGGCCTCCCGGGAGTTCCTGTCAGCGGTGGCCGATCCATACGAACCGGCGATCCTCGTCCACTGCACAGCTGGCAAGGACCGCACGGGCTGGCTGGCGGCGCTACTGCTTCTCACACTCGGCACGCCCTGGGAGGACGTGCTGGCCGACTACGAGGCGTCAGCCGAACCCGTCTGGAGCCTGTTCGAGCCGTTTCAGGACACGTTTCTGGAGCACGGCGGAAACCTGGACGCCATCAAGGTCGCCCTTGGAGTCTTCCCGGAGTATCTGGAGGCATCCCGGGATCAGATGTTGACCGAGTTCGGATCCATAGACGCTTACTTGACCTCCGGGCTGGGTCTTCCGGCGGACTTCCGGACTCGCCTGGCCGCCCGCATGCTGACGGGCTGACTACGTTCTGTCGACGCGCATCCTTGGACCGTAGGCGACCAACCTGCCAAGTGCGCTGAGTTGCGCTAGCCTCGCGCGATGCCCTTGTACACTCCACGGGCCGCCGCATCACCGGCACCCATCGCCCGTCGTCGCGATGTGCTTTTCGCGTCCGCGGGAGCGGTCATGGAGTGGTACGACTTCATGCTGTTCGCGTACCTGGCCCCTGTCTTCGCGAAGGTGTTCTTCCCGGGCTCAGCCGGTCCAACGGCGCTGCTCGAGACCCTGGCGATATTCGCGGCGGGTTTCCTCATGGGGCCAGTGGGGAGCTTCTACTTCGGCAGCAAGGGTGACCGCAAAGGGCGGAAATGGGTTCTGACCGTCACTGTAGGAATGATGATCTTCCCAATGATGGCTACCTCGATGCTGCCGGGATACGCGACAATAGGGATCGCCGCTCCAATTCTGCTCTTGATAATGCGCCTCATACAGGGGTTCGCGGTAGGTGGCCAGTACGGCGGAGTGATGGTTGTGATGATCGAATCCGCCTCGGCCGGCCGACGTGGACGAGTCGCCAGCTACGCGACCATGACATCCGGCGTGGGTGTATTGCTCGCCGCCTGCGTGGCCGCCTCCCTCACATATTTGAGCACGCCAGCCGGATTGGAGTCATGGGCGTGGAGGATCGCGTACGTCTTCGGCACGATACTCACGATCATTGTCTTCATCCTGCGGACCAAGATGTCAGAGACCGAGTCATTCTCGGCGATGAGGCGGTCCGGCACGCTGTCACCCGCCCCGATTCGAGACACCTTCAGATTCCAGTGGCGAACGCTGGTCAAGACGGTAGCTATCTCTGGCTACGCGAATGTTGTGTACTACATGATCGCCTCGTACATACCAACGTATCTGACAGTCGTGTACGGGTTTCAGTCGACTAAGTCACTGGTCATCGTGTCGATATTCTCCGCCATATTCGCGATCTCGGCGCCGCTCTGGGGAAGCCTCACTGATCGCGTGGGTCGCAAGCGTCCGCTAGCCATAAGCGTTGGTTTCATCATTCTGATATCCGTACCCTGCTTCGCGGCCTTCAGTACTGGTTCATCCGGCTGGACCTACCTCTCGGTCATCGCATTGTCTCTTCCTTTGATGGCCATATGGGGGTCCTACGGCGCCTTAGGGCCTGAGATGTTCCCGGCGAAATTCAGAAGCACAGGCACCACCATCAGCTACAACATAGGGAACTCGGTCTTCGGCGGCACCGTGCCGTTCGCGGCCACCGCACTCATCGCCATTACTGGTTGGAACTGGTCACCAGCCCTGATACTGCTGGTTGGATCACTCCTGATGATTCCTGTGTTGCGCCACACGCGAGAAACCGCGTTTTGCGATCTGGCCGCGCTGGATGCCAGTGCTCCCGCTAACAAGCCAGGCCCCTCTGAGATGACAGCGGAGCCACGGGCTTGACTGAAGCGCCCCAACCCCAACCAGACCCCACCATCACCGAGGAGCCGGTCTGAGCGCGACCCTGGGGAACCGGCTGCGTCGTCACCCCCCGCTGGCCAGAGCGTCGACCGGATCAGCCCTCGCCGCCCGCGCAGCAGGCAGGACTCCCGCCAGGATCCCAAGCGAAGTGGTCCCCGCGATGACTCCAACGATCAGCCAGATGGGGAACGAGATGTAGTTGCCCTCCGCGAGGCCTTGGCCAGACAGCTCAGCGTTCAAAGCCGCGTTGCCAAGTAGCCGCACGACCATCGCGAAACCGAGCCCAATTACGCCTCCCCAGAAGCCGATCATGCCCGCTTCAAGCGTGAACAGTGTCAGAACTGTGCGTCGGCTGGCACCGGTAGCGCGCATGACGCCAATCTCACGCCGACGCTCGTAAGTCGCCATGATCATTGTGTTGACGATCCCTATGGTGGCGACAAGAAGTGAGACCGCTCCGATGCCCCCCAGGATCGACCCGACGATCGTCAGGACAGTGGTGATGGCGCTGAGCATGTCCTGGGCGGTCTGCGTGAAGACCCCCATCTCCTGGATCTCTGAAGCCACACCAGCCACGTTGGCAACCGAGTCAACGTTGACCCCTATGACGCTGTAGCCCTCACGCGCTATGGAATTCTCCCCAACGAAAGTGCACTGTTTCTCGCCGGACTCGTCGAAGTCGTTCGGGTCCTGACCCTTCCGCGGTTCCTCGAACTTGCAGAAGTACCGCGTCATGAGGGCGGTTCCCCACTCCAGGCTCA
Protein-coding sequences here:
- a CDS encoding tyrosine-protein phosphatase — protein: MPLDSLPNARDLGGRPGAEGRTIREGLVYRSAALSEGRYLEPLTHLGIRRVFDLRTAGERNSRPDVLPEAARLIVADVLSDDPASGPASLGKIAQHAMTGDDGTDVDTEALRETFRTGYRSFVSMGSARRASREFLSAVADPYEPAILVHCTAGKDRTGWLAALLLLTLGTPWEDVLADYEASAEPVWSLFEPFQDTFLEHGGNLDAIKVALGVFPEYLEASRDQMLTEFGSIDAYLTSGLGLPADFRTRLAARMLTG
- the sufD gene encoding Fe-S cluster assembly protein SufD, which gives rise to MMAATLPALATADPGPFDEPTGHEEAWRFSPLRRMRGLHAEPTENVGVSYAAQAPGAAEFSVLERGDERLREMAAPTDRISANIARLFETAAVVRIPDGARLDESVVLDAVGGSGGTSFGQVLVAVGAGARVRVVVRHTGSGAYAGDITVRLAEGAQATVTTVQDMAPKGVFAGRVRAILGRDTQLRGVAVTIGGDLVRHSTEVSFDGPGGDAELLGAFFTSAGQHQEHRLFIDHGEPDCRSDVAYKGALAGDKAHSVWVGDVLIRPGARGTRAYELNRNLILTRGARADSVPNLEIETGQILGAGHASATGRFDDEQLFYLRSRGIPPAEARRLVVRGFLGGIIRRIGVGPVVSALSDAIDKRLSVLDGMGESP
- the sufC gene encoding Fe-S cluster assembly ATPase SufC, which encodes MTTLEIRDLHVEVDADQESRQILKGVNLTVRSGETHAIMGPNGSGKSTLAYAVAGHPKYRVTSGELVLDGQNVLGLTVDERARAGLFLAMQYPVEVPGVSMSNFLRTSATAIRGEPPKLRLWLKEMRAAMADLSMDPSFAERNVNEGFSGGERKRAEILQMELLRPTIAILDETDSGLDVDALRTVSAGINRVREAGKTGFVLITHFTRILQYVRPDFVHVMRDGRITLEGGPELAAVIEAQGYEDLSTAGT
- a CDS encoding MFS transporter; protein product: MPLYTPRAAASPAPIARRRDVLFASAGAVMEWYDFMLFAYLAPVFAKVFFPGSAGPTALLETLAIFAAGFLMGPVGSFYFGSKGDRKGRKWVLTVTVGMMIFPMMATSMLPGYATIGIAAPILLLIMRLIQGFAVGGQYGGVMVVMIESASAGRRGRVASYATMTSGVGVLLAACVAASLTYLSTPAGLESWAWRIAYVFGTILTIIVFILRTKMSETESFSAMRRSGTLSPAPIRDTFRFQWRTLVKTVAISGYANVVYYMIASYIPTYLTVVYGFQSTKSLVIVSIFSAIFAISAPLWGSLTDRVGRKRPLAISVGFIILISVPCFAAFSTGSSGWTYLSVIALSLPLMAIWGSYGALGPEMFPAKFRSTGTTISYNIGNSVFGGTVPFAATALIAITGWNWSPALILLVGSLLMIPVLRHTRETAFCDLAALDASAPANKPGPSEMTAEPRA
- a CDS encoding transcriptional regulator, producing the protein MKIQSEARQRVARSLLVTGPGTAFDLSGRLRMTPTGVRKHLDSLCEDGLVVAGSRPAFGRTPDRGRGRPPRIYSITEYGRDAFDQGYQDLALDLLRFLAEGQGESGISQFAKARAKALQDRYSAEVAAGASTNERVEILAAAMTRDGFAASLAPGTGPGIQICQHNCPILHVSEEFPELCREETEALSRLLGAHVTRLATIARGDGVCTTLVSEVPARDVPAQARRENVPT